AATGATATAATCTATAGTTAGATCTACTTGAAGGAAAACTAGCCAAAAAATAGCAACCTGTTCTCTGTTAGAAAGACTGGTCTATCCTTCATATTGACAAGGCATATCATGTTATACATGAAAATGATGATTTGACCACCCAACGACCACTAATAGAAAAACAAGATTTCTAGTTTGCCATTCTATGAAGGCTCAATGATCTAATCTAAAGTAGACCCAGTTACAGGAAATAAGAATGCGAGGAAGGCATCGAAATAGTGACTACAAGCTATGAAGAAAAGATAGCTTAGGTGTTAAGGCTGAAGGCTAAGCTAGGAAAATTCTTAAGAGCAAACTACCACAAATAAGTGCTCATGCACATGACAATGCGCCAGTTTGCTGACAAGCAGAAGTGATGGCAACATAGTCCAAGTTACAAAATATGTTCATGAGCAAGCTAAGTTGATGACAAGCAGAAGTGCTCAGGCACATGGAAAACAAAATTGACACACAAGGAAGGCATATGCTGCAAGCTCTAGTTGGGTCATTATACCTCAAAGTATAGCAGGGGTACAAGTGTAAGAAGGTGAAGCATGATAAAGCCAACGCCTGATCAACCTCAGTTAAAATGTGTATCAAACATTAACTTCAAGATTGGGCCAGGTGGTTTTCTATTTAAATGAGCTTGATTGATTCTCTTTTCTAGCTAAGTGAAATAGGAGCCTATTCAAGCATCTAAGTTCAACTGAAACCCTCCAACTGATCCATTCTTGAACTCGAGCTCCAATAAAGCTCGGTTCAAGCCTGAACTGAGACACAGTTTAAACTATAAACAAATAATTGTCTGGAAAACAGTGAGAGCCAATTAAAGGCCCTACATCAAAATCATGAAGATCATAAACTTTAGCAAGACAGGATAGAACAACAAAGAGAATACTAAATAAGCCAGATATATGAACTTCCACTCAAACTTAAGGTAGCTCTAACAAGAAGTATCGAAAGTCTAGAAGCTAAAAAACAAAAAGTGGAAACAGGAAGATGAGATACAAGAAGTGGAAAGAGCACATGAAGGATCAGAGTTGCCCTCTTCAAAATGTTAAATTGTAATTATAGTAAGCATCTAGAATTTTAAATATCACCACTAGCTCAAAAATTGTGTACAAGAACACATTAAAGATCATCGGCTCAAAAACAGTGAGTTGCCTGTAACTGAATTTGTTGAGTACAACTTAATCTTCTACTGTTCTATTATACATACTATTTGCTTAGTTGACATGAATACACCAATTCACAACTGGAATCTACTTAAATCTTTTGATGTATCTATTACTCTGACATTTCCTCGACAAAGCAGGATTCCAAGTCTGGGATATGAAACAAGTGACTTGAACATTATGAAGTGAAACTTCTATATTGACCATATTTTGGATCTAAAAGCACCAACATACTAATTTACACAAACTAACATTCTCAATCTTAAGTAATACAATAATTGATATTAGTCATATGCTATGTACAAAACTATAGCTTCATTTAACTGAAGTTGAATAAGCAAGAATCAGCACAAAATCTACAAAGCTTTACCAGGACTAATGATACTATGTAAAATTGTAAATATCATATGCATGCCCCTAATCTCCTCACAAGCATTTAAAGTCCAATGTACAAGATTACATAGAAGAATAAAACCAAAAACTTACAAATAGTGTTGGAATAGTTGCAATCACTAAGCTGGTAAATGCGATAGAAGTCTGCATCAAAAATTGAGCCAATTGGAATATCAGTTCAAATCAATCAGAAAAGAACATGAAAAGACAATTAAAAACCTAAAAGTTTAAGTGCTATTCCCATTGAGTTTTAAGCTCGTAGCCTATTTATGCAAGATAGTCAGGCACCACTAAAATGGTGATGTTGTTTGAACCTTACTCATCTAAAATACAATATGACATTGCACATGATATATGGGAATACAATAACATAGAAATATTGAAGTAATGCTACCAACACCTGCTTCACCACCATATGCTGCCGTTAAGGCATCTTCTTTGTTCCAATGCTTGTCCAAGACAAACTAGTATTCCAATGACAAGCACGGATACCTGGGTGGAGAACAGAGGGTTGGCAGCATTATCCATAGTAGGCCATTGTAAGAACACAAGGGTTCTCCATCTACCGCTGTCAACAAAAGTGAGAGCAGAAGCAATCTTCCCTTTTGATCTCAACTATGAACTTGGAATTATATTTTTCATGCCATCACAATTATGAACAACATATGAAGAGATTCTAAACAAACCACCGTCAACAATGATGTAAGCAAAAGGAGCCTGTCACCCTATTTGAACTAAAGATATAATATTTATTACTTCCTTTATCATCGAAACATAGTTCAGGATGCCCCCATATGCCTGTATTAATATTGAGGAGAACAGAAGGGCCCTGCTTTTTGATCATATGCTGGGATTTGATATCTCACTTATGACAAATACATGGAATTTAGTACATATCAACATCCTCCTAGCTACTTTGCCGTTCATAGAAAAACAAATTGCCAATCTTCTTCCCCAAAAAGCATTTGACAAGACAAGAAACATGCTTCCATTCCGGCCACACCTTTTTTTCATGACCAAGAGAACTAACATAAGCGGGATATAGTATAGTAAATGATATACTTGAATACAGATATAGGTGAAAATTTTTGCTTAACACACCAGTAATAAATTCCTATATCCTAGGCAGCTACAAGTACATTAATCTCAGTGTTGCATGGACATGGCTACAAGAATCAGAATCATATTTGTATCCTAGTGTCTAACTTGGCaatgagaaaataaaagaagatatccgaatacatagaataaaatatagttttaactaaaatatatatttatacctTTAAATGTTGTTTGTttaacattaaaagaaaaattttaaaaagatattGTTTGTTAAGGTCTTTGCATACTTGTTTCTCATCCAAACTTTCCAATTAATATGGATGtaagaaaaataacaatttGTGGAGTTATTTCAATCCTTACATTCTatatcaatctcaaaaaaagaacaaataCTCTCTTCTAATGCCAAAATGGATGATCAAACTTGTTGTTCAAAGAATCCAACTCTCCACCAATCTTTGTAAGCTACAACTGAGACTCATAATATGGACAGATATCATACATCAATATTAGGAGCCGGATGCGAGTGTCTCAGTAAGATAGATTAATCTTGGTCACAGCAGGAAACTTACTAAAAATAGGTGAATTCCATATCAGCCATGAGATGTAAATCTTACTATGAAGGTCCCCATGGCTTTTTAGTTGAGACAATTCATGAATTGAACAAAATTTTGCAAGAGAAAAATTACTACTGAACTAAAACTTCTTATTCAGTTACATCATGCCAATGCAGGAAAATTTGAAAGGAATCATGtacataattataaaatttacaCAATAAATGGTCAAAAATACTGGTTCTTCATGTCTATCTTAGTTAAACCATGCTATGACAAAAATCAGAAAATGGGGCATGGGGGAGCACAAATATTCTACTTAcaaattagacccttgataccCATTTTgccattagatttaataaaagagaatttaattaaaaacaCCAAATTTCCAACTTAACAAACTGGAAAAGGAAGTTAAAAggacataataaaacataatattaaatttatgGTATTCTGAAATCCTAATTTTCCCAGCAGACAGTaacataaaggaaaaaaaaaaagaaaaagatccgTGATGCAAGTGGAACACAATAAGACTGTAAGAACTCGCTATGATTGAatcagatgaaagaaaaataggaaaTATGGCTGATATAAACTTGTACACGTTCAGATAAAACAAAACTCCCGTGTTGACtgcatttttatttaaaaaaaaaaagttaaaagttTTAACACAATTAAGCTATCTGTGCATCTAATTTCTCCAAAACACAttatcttaaaaaaaagaaacgatTGCAGATAAGAGCAGAGAATATGAAATCCATATCCTAGTAACATGGAGAAATATAGATGAAAACTAAGTCTGCAATTATTGCATCAAAAGATGATATTTTGCAGCAGCAAGCATAACAACAGAAAAAGGAAATGATTCATACAGTACCAATTCTTAAACTTAAAAAAACGGGAATAATTTTTTTGGGAAGAATCCATCAAAGCACGTAGCAACAAATTAAAAGGCACTAAccagaaagaaaacaaaataattaaaatggaaaaaaaattataccgtCGAAGCGATGAACGCCAAGAGAAAGAACGCCTGATCCCCCAGGCTCATTCGATACATACTCAGACACAACGGAAGCTTAGGGCTTCCGACCGCCACGCTCAGCCCGGCCCCTCCCGCTCCGTCGCGGCCTGCCGCCTCCCCCTCCACCACCCTCGCATCGGCCTCCCGCACCTCCTCCGCCGTCTCACGGATCGACGGCGCGGCATCCTCGATGCGCCTCGCGGAGCAGCGCAATAGCGCGTGGCGAGAAGGGAGGGCGCGACGGATCGGAGCTAGGGTTGGGAAGCCTTCGGGCAGGGGGGAGATGGGGATAAGAGCTTTAGGGATTCGACGAATCGAGGAGAGGTtgggcgaggaggaggaggaggagaaggagagaaggaGGGGTTCGGCGGAGGAGCCGAGAGTACAAGGGCGGAGAAGCATACTGCCAGGAGCTTTGTAGTTTGCGTTGGGAGCGTGGCAGAAAGAGAGGAAGCAAGCTACTCCTGcgattttttccccctttttttcctttttttttcacttttcataaaatatttaaattcttCTCTCTTTAATTGTTGTTAAAAGATTGCCGAAGCATTGAGTAGTTGACTCATTTGCACGTGCAAGGTCctggaaaaattaaaattaggtTACTGATTTGGTTGAAACTTTACATTCATAtaatttatttgatat
This is a stretch of genomic DNA from Phoenix dactylifera cultivar Barhee BC4 chromosome 9, palm_55x_up_171113_PBpolish2nd_filt_p, whole genome shotgun sequence. It encodes these proteins:
- the LOC103716140 gene encoding uncharacterized protein LOC103716140, whose amino-acid sequence is MLLRPCTLGSSAEPLLLSFSSSSSSPNLSSIRRIPKALIPISPLPEGFPTLAPIRRALPSRHALLRCSARRIEDAAPSIRETAEEVREADARVVEGEAAGRDGAGGAGLSVAVGSPKLPLCLSMYRMSLGDQAFFLLAFIASTTSIAFTSLVIATIPTLFAMKRAATSLARLADTAREEIPSTMAAIRLSGMEISDLTLELSDLSQEIADGVSKSAQAMQAAEAGIRQIGASARQQTMSMIQERANLPNISLQPVVAGAARKTSHVVGQAKKTFMNIISRGNEYSSEGEDMSSKAEF